A single window of Vigna unguiculata cultivar IT97K-499-35 chromosome 1, ASM411807v1, whole genome shotgun sequence DNA harbors:
- the LOC114192028 gene encoding membrane-anchored ubiquitin-fold protein 3-like, with the protein MPEEEVVELKFRLYDGSDMGPFCYSPASTVSMLKDRIFADWPKDKKIIPKSANDIKLISGGRILENNRSVGQCRVPLGELPKGVIITMHVVVQPPLLKAKTEKKVDEVPRKHICACSIL; encoded by the exons ATGCCGGAGGAAGAAGTAGTTGAGCTCAAGTTCCGTCTCTACGATGGATCCGATATGGGACCCTTCTGTTACTCCCCTGCTTCCACCGTATCCATGCTCAAGGATCGGATTTTCGCAGACTGGCCCAAAG ACAAGAAAATTATACCAAAGTCAGCAAATGATATAAAACTGATAAGTGGTGGCAGAATTTTGGAGAACAACAGATCGGTTGGCCAGTGTAGAGTACCTTTAGGTGAGCTTCCCAAAGGGGTTATTATAACCATGCATGTTGTGGTCCAGCCACCTTTGCTCAAAGCAAAAACAG AGAAAAAAGTTGATGAGGTGCCCAGAAAACATATATGTGCATGTTCGATTTTGTGA